A single window of Labrys wisconsinensis DNA harbors:
- a CDS encoding carbohydrate ABC transporter permease: MKPSRLASIALHLAAVAFAAVILAPIAWMVLLSVSSTKDLTTLPFRWIPAELDLSRYAELIHYADNTRGKAFLLALRNTITVAAGTTAVALVCAVPAAWSFSRFRGRQSPLLGVVIAIYMMPATAIVVPLYRILSGAGLLNTPIGLILVDCTLVLPFAIWLMKSNFDAVPSEIEEAAFVDGAGVLKTLWLVTLPMVRPALATTALFAILNVWDEFLYAFIFTSDSRAQTLVVTIANLASGRESDYGLLATAGLLTALPPILIGIVLQRTLVSGLAQGGIKG; encoded by the coding sequence GTGAAGCCCAGCCGCCTCGCCAGCATCGCCCTGCACCTGGCGGCCGTCGCCTTCGCGGCCGTCATCCTGGCGCCGATCGCCTGGATGGTGCTGCTCAGCGTCTCCAGCACCAAGGATCTGACGACGCTGCCGTTCCGCTGGATCCCCGCCGAGCTCGATCTCAGCCGCTATGCCGAGCTCATCCATTATGCCGACAACACGCGCGGCAAGGCCTTCCTGCTCGCCCTGCGCAACACCATCACGGTGGCAGCCGGCACCACGGCGGTCGCCCTCGTCTGCGCCGTGCCGGCCGCCTGGTCGTTCTCGCGCTTCCGGGGCCGGCAGAGCCCGCTCCTTGGGGTGGTGATCGCCATCTACATGATGCCGGCGACCGCGATCGTGGTGCCGCTCTACCGCATCCTGTCGGGGGCCGGCCTGCTCAACACCCCGATCGGGCTGATCCTGGTCGATTGCACCCTGGTCCTGCCCTTCGCGATCTGGCTGATGAAGAGCAATTTCGACGCCGTCCCGTCGGAAATCGAGGAGGCCGCCTTCGTCGATGGGGCGGGTGTGCTGAAGACGTTGTGGCTGGTCACCCTGCCGATGGTGCGGCCGGCGCTCGCGACCACGGCCCTCTTCGCCATCCTCAACGTCTGGGACGAGTTCCTCTACGCCTTCATCTTCACCAGCGACAGCCGGGCGCAGACGCTGGTCGTCACCATCGCCAATCTCGCCAGCGGACGAGAATCCGACTACGGCCTTCTCGCGACGGCCGGCCTGCTGACGGCGCTGCCGCCGATCCTCATCGGCATCGTCCTGCAGCGCACCCTGGTGTCGGGCCTCGCGCAGGGCGGGATCAAGGGATAG
- a CDS encoding carbohydrate ABC transporter permease: protein MTWGGRRALAGWLLIAPALVVILAIVGWPLIQTVRISFTDANLIGGEEHWVGLANYARALGSRDFLGALRTTVLFTLVTVSAEIVIGVLVALMLDQPLHGRRFFRALLVLPWAMPTVINAMSWRLIYNPDFGALNALLTQVGILSSYRSWLGDPATALWAVAVADIWKTFPLVSMIVLAALQTVPREQIEAAHIDGANAWRRFQVVILPAIAGPLLVAAVLRTIEVMKVFDIIYVMTRGGPVNSTRTLSMQVYQEAFASLRAGSGASQGLLVLLFTTVLIAAYLKIVKRRAPA, encoded by the coding sequence ATGACCTGGGGTGGGCGACGGGCCCTGGCAGGATGGCTGCTGATCGCGCCCGCGCTCGTCGTCATCCTGGCGATCGTCGGATGGCCGCTGATCCAGACCGTGCGCATCTCCTTCACCGATGCCAACCTGATCGGCGGGGAGGAGCACTGGGTCGGGCTCGCCAATTATGCCCGCGCCCTCGGTTCGCGCGACTTCCTCGGGGCGCTGAGGACGACGGTCCTGTTCACCCTGGTCACCGTCTCGGCCGAGATCGTCATCGGCGTGCTGGTCGCGCTGATGCTCGACCAGCCGCTCCACGGGCGGCGGTTCTTCCGGGCCCTGCTGGTCCTGCCCTGGGCGATGCCGACCGTGATCAACGCCATGTCCTGGCGGCTGATCTACAATCCCGACTTCGGCGCCCTCAACGCCCTGCTCACCCAGGTCGGGATCCTGTCGTCCTACCGCAGCTGGCTCGGCGATCCCGCGACCGCGCTCTGGGCGGTGGCCGTGGCCGATATCTGGAAGACCTTCCCGCTGGTGTCGATGATCGTGCTCGCGGCGCTGCAGACCGTGCCGCGGGAGCAGATCGAGGCCGCGCATATCGACGGGGCCAATGCCTGGCGGCGGTTCCAGGTGGTGATTCTGCCGGCGATCGCCGGACCGCTCCTGGTTGCGGCGGTGCTGCGCACCATCGAGGTGATGAAGGTGTTCGACATCATCTACGTCATGACGCGCGGCGGCCCGGTCAATTCCACCCGCACGCTCAGCATGCAGGTCTACCAAGAGGCCTTCGCCAGCCTCAGGGCGGGCAGCGGCGCCTCGCAAGGGCTCCTGGTGCTGCTGTTCACGACCGTCCTGATCGCGGCCTATCTCAAGATCGTCAAGCGGCGGGCGCCAGCGTGA
- a CDS encoding extracellular solute-binding protein: MRRSRLWTLLAAAALAVTGAALASAEEVTLNALFMSQAGYDEKDLRAMTEAFTAKHPDIKVNLEFVPYEGLHDKIVLANGSDHGYDSVLIDVIWPAEFATKKLLLDTTDMVTPQLKEETLPSVWDTVAYQGRYYGMPWTIGTKYLFYNKEMLAKAGFKDPPKTWAELAEQARVLKQKGIVNYPIVWSWAQAEALICDYTALLGAYGGQFLDGNLKPAFQSGGGLDALKYMVATLKDGTTNPNSREYLEEDVRRVFQSGQAAFALNWTYMWQLGNDPKESQVAGKIGVTAAIGVDGKSKGTGVNGSMALAIPANSKHPKEAWEYLNWMASYDMQLAHIGKVLPLIWKKAYDDPAVTKDRPEIMLAAHDGVAAMTTRPMHPDYTEVSNILQKHLQEALLDQATPEAALDAAASEIEALK, translated from the coding sequence ATGCGCCGATCGAGACTGTGGACTTTGCTTGCCGCCGCCGCGCTGGCGGTCACCGGGGCCGCGCTGGCCTCAGCCGAGGAGGTCACGCTCAACGCGCTGTTCATGTCGCAGGCCGGCTATGACGAGAAGGACCTGCGCGCCATGACGGAGGCCTTCACCGCCAAGCATCCCGACATCAAGGTGAACCTCGAATTCGTCCCCTATGAGGGGCTGCACGACAAGATCGTGCTCGCGAACGGCTCCGACCACGGCTACGATTCCGTCCTGATCGACGTGATCTGGCCGGCAGAGTTCGCCACCAAGAAGCTCCTGTTGGATACGACCGACATGGTGACGCCGCAGCTCAAGGAGGAGACGCTGCCGAGCGTGTGGGACACGGTGGCCTATCAGGGCCGCTACTACGGCATGCCCTGGACCATCGGCACCAAGTATCTCTTCTACAACAAGGAGATGCTGGCGAAGGCCGGTTTCAAGGACCCGCCGAAGACCTGGGCCGAGCTCGCCGAGCAGGCGCGCGTGCTCAAGCAGAAGGGCATCGTCAACTATCCCATCGTCTGGAGCTGGGCGCAGGCCGAGGCGCTGATCTGCGACTATACCGCGCTGCTCGGCGCCTATGGCGGCCAGTTCCTCGACGGCAACCTGAAGCCGGCGTTCCAGAGCGGCGGCGGCCTCGACGCGCTGAAATACATGGTGGCGACCCTCAAGGATGGCACCACCAACCCGAACTCGCGCGAATACCTGGAAGAGGACGTGCGGCGCGTGTTCCAGAGCGGCCAGGCCGCGTTTGCCCTGAACTGGACCTATATGTGGCAGCTCGGCAATGATCCCAAGGAATCCCAGGTCGCCGGCAAGATCGGCGTCACGGCGGCCATCGGCGTCGACGGCAAGTCCAAGGGCACCGGCGTCAACGGCAGCATGGCGCTCGCCATTCCCGCCAACAGCAAGCATCCCAAGGAAGCCTGGGAATATCTCAACTGGATGGCATCCTACGACATGCAGCTCGCCCATATCGGCAAGGTGCTGCCGCTGATCTGGAAGAAGGCCTATGACGATCCCGCCGTCACCAAGGACCGGCCCGAGATCATGCTGGCCGCCCATGACGGCGTCGCCGCCATGACCACGCGGCCGATGCATCCGGACTATACGGAGGTCTCCAACATCCTGCAGAAGCACCTGCAGGAGGCCTTGCTCGACCAGGCGACGCCGGAAGCGGCCCTCGATGCCGCCGCGAGCGAGATCGAGGCGCTGAAATAG